Proteins encoded within one genomic window of Citrobacter amalonaticus Y19:
- a CDS encoding PqiB family protein has product MSQETPASQTEAQIKTKRRISPFWLLPLIALMIAGWLIWNSYEDRGNTVTIDFMSADGIVPGRTPVRYQGVEVGTVQDISLSKDLRKIEVRVSIKSDMKDALREETQFWLVTPKASLAGVSGLDALVGGNYIGMMPGKGEERDHFVALDTQPKYRLDNGDLMIHLNAPDLGSLNSGSLVYFRKIPVGRVYDYSINPNKQGVTIDVLVERRFTNLVKKGSRFWNVSGVNADISLSGAKVKLESLAALVNGAIAFDSPDDSTVAEQDDTFGLYTDLAHSQRGVIVKLELPSGEGLKANATPLMYQGLEVGELTKLNLEPGGKVTGEMTVDPSVVTLLRDGTRIELRSPKLSLSDANISSLLTGKTFELVPGTGESRSEFVVVPGEKALLHEPDVLTFTLTAPESYGIDAGQPLILHGVQVGQVIERKLTSKGVEFTVAVDPQHRDLVQGDSKFVVNSRVDVKVGLDGVEFLGASASEWLSGGIRILPGSKGEMKSSYPLYANLEKAVENSLSDLPTTTLSLRAETLPDVQAGSVVLYRKFEVGEVITVRPRADAFDIDLHIKPEYRNLLTSNSVFWAEGGAKVQLNGSGLTVQASPLSRALKGAISFDNLSGASASQRKGDKRILYASETAARAVGGQITLHAFDAGKLAAGMPIRYLGIDIGQIQTLELLTSRNEVQAKAVLYPEYVQTFARGGTRFSVITPQISAAGVEHLDTILQPYINVEPGRGNPRRDFELQEATITDSRYLDGLSIVLEVPEAGSLAIGTPVLFRGIEVGTVTGMTLGTLSDRVMIALRISQRYQHLVRNNSVFWLASGYSLDFGLTGGVVKTGTFNQFIRGGIAFATPPGTPLAPKAQAGKHFLLLESEPKEWREWGTALPR; this is encoded by the coding sequence ATGAGTCAGGAAACGCCCGCTTCGCAGACTGAAGCGCAGATTAAAACTAAACGCCGTATTTCACCGTTCTGGTTACTCCCGCTGATTGCATTAATGATTGCGGGATGGTTGATATGGAACAGCTATGAAGATCGCGGTAACACCGTGACTATCGACTTCATGTCTGCGGATGGCATCGTCCCGGGCCGCACGCCCGTTCGCTATCAGGGCGTCGAGGTGGGTACGGTTCAGGACATCAGCCTGAGTAAGGATCTGCGTAAAATTGAGGTGCGAGTCAGCATCAAGTCCGACATGAAAGATGCCCTGCGCGAAGAGACGCAGTTCTGGCTGGTGACACCTAAAGCGTCGCTCGCTGGGGTCTCTGGCCTTGACGCGCTGGTTGGCGGTAACTACATCGGCATGATGCCGGGTAAAGGCGAAGAGCGAGATCATTTCGTCGCCCTCGATACCCAGCCGAAATATCGCCTGGATAACGGCGATCTGATGATTCATCTCAATGCGCCCGATCTGGGGTCGCTGAACAGCGGTTCGTTGGTCTATTTCCGTAAGATCCCGGTCGGCAGAGTTTACGATTACAGCATTAACCCAAACAAACAGGGCGTCACTATCGATGTCCTGGTTGAACGCCGCTTTACCAACCTGGTGAAGAAAGGCAGCCGTTTCTGGAATGTTTCAGGGGTCAATGCAGACATCAGTCTGAGCGGTGCGAAGGTCAAGCTCGAGAGTCTGGCGGCCCTGGTAAACGGCGCTATCGCCTTTGACTCTCCGGACGACTCAACGGTCGCGGAACAGGATGATACCTTTGGCCTGTACACCGACCTGGCGCACAGCCAGCGCGGCGTCATTGTTAAGCTCGAACTGCCCAGCGGCGAAGGGCTGAAAGCGAACGCCACGCCGCTCATGTATCAGGGGCTGGAAGTGGGTGAGCTCACCAAACTGAATTTAGAGCCGGGCGGTAAAGTCACCGGCGAAATGACCGTTGACCCCAGCGTCGTGACGCTGTTACGCGATGGCACACGCATTGAACTGCGCAGCCCCAAACTCTCGCTAAGTGACGCGAACATCAGCTCATTGCTGACGGGCAAAACCTTTGAACTGGTGCCCGGTACCGGTGAATCGCGCAGCGAGTTCGTGGTTGTTCCCGGTGAAAAAGCGCTGCTTCACGAACCAGACGTTCTGACGTTTACCCTGACCGCGCCCGAAAGTTATGGCATCGATGCGGGTCAACCGCTGATCCTCCACGGTGTCCAGGTAGGCCAGGTGATCGAACGTAAGCTCACCAGCAAAGGAGTCGAGTTCACCGTGGCGGTCGATCCACAGCATCGTGATCTGGTTCAGGGTGACAGTAAATTCGTGGTCAACAGTCGTGTGGATGTCAAAGTGGGTCTGGATGGCGTTGAGTTCCTCGGCGCCAGCGCCAGCGAATGGTTAAGCGGCGGTATCCGCATATTGCCGGGCAGCAAGGGGGAAATGAAGTCCAGTTATCCGCTGTATGCCAACCTGGAAAAAGCGGTGGAGAACAGTCTGAGCGATCTGCCGACCACCACCCTGAGTCTGCGTGCGGAAACGCTGCCGGACGTGCAGGCCGGTTCTGTGGTGCTGTATCGTAAATTTGAGGTGGGTGAAGTGATCACCGTACGCCCCCGCGCCGACGCCTTTGATATTGATCTCCACATTAAGCCGGAGTACCGCAACCTGCTGACCAGCAACAGCGTATTCTGGGCGGAAGGCGGGGCCAAAGTGCAACTCAACGGTAGCGGCCTGACCGTGCAGGCCTCTCCCCTGTCGCGTGCACTGAAAGGGGCCATCAGCTTTGACAACCTGAGCGGTGCCAGCGCCAGCCAGCGCAAAGGCGATAAGCGCATTTTGTATGCCTCCGAAACCGCCGCGCGCGCGGTCGGCGGGCAAATCACACTCCACGCCTTTGATGCCGGGAAACTGGCGGCCGGGATGCCTATTCGCTACCTCGGCATTGATATCGGACAGATTCAGACGCTTGAACTGCTTACCTCGCGCAACGAGGTACAGGCGAAGGCGGTACTGTATCCGGAATACGTGCAGACCTTTGCCCGTGGCGGGACGCGCTTCTCCGTGATTACACCGCAGATCTCGGCCGCTGGCGTGGAGCACCTCGACACTATCCTGCAACCCTACATCAACGTCGAGCCGGGTCGGGGTAATCCGCGTCGAGACTTCGAGTTGCAGGAAGCGACCATTACTGACTCTCGCTATCTTGACGGGCTGAGTATTGTACTCGAAGTTCCCGAAGCGGGTTCGCTGGCGATCGGTACGCCGGTGCTGTTCCGTGGAATTGAAGTCGGTACGGTAACCGGTATGACGCTTGGCACATTGTCTGACCGCGTGATGATCGCCTTGCGCATCAGTCAACGTTACCAGCACCTGGTTCGCAACAACTCTGTCTTCTGGCTGGCCTCCGGATACAGTCTGGACTTTGGCCTGACGGGCGGCGTCGTGAAGACCGGCACCTTTAATCAGTTCATTCGCGGCGGTATTGCCTTCGCCACACCGCCAGGCACTCCGCTGGCGCCGAAAGCGCAGGCGGGGAAACACTTCCTGCTGCTGGAAAGTGAGCCGAAAGAGTGGCGTGAATGGGGTACTGCGCTACCACGTTAA
- the rsmF gene encoding 16S rRNA (cytosine(1407)-C(5))-methyltransferase RsmF, which produces MTQHAVYFPDAFLTQMREAMPAHLSFDDFLAACQRPLRRSIRVNTLKISVADFLTLTAPYGWSLTPVPWCEEGFWIERDNEDALPLGSTAEHLSGLFYIQEASSMLPVAALFADDNSPNRVMDVAAAPGSKTTQIAARMGNRGAILANEYSASRVKVLHANISRCGINNVALTHFDGRVFGAALPEMFDAILLDAPCSGEGVVRKDPDALKNWSVESNHEIAATQRELIESAFHALRPGGTLVYSTCTLNREENESVLAWLKETWPEAVEFLPLGDLFPEATQALTAEGFLHVFPQIYDCEGFFVARLRKTTSIPALPAPKYKVGNFPFTPVKGREAASVTQAASALGLLWGENLHLWQRDKEVWLFPAEIEPLIGKVRFSRLGIKLAETHNKGYRWQHEAVIALADVNHRCAFELSHQEAEEWYRGRDVYPQTAPATDDVLVTFQHQPIGLAKRIGSRLKNSYPRELVRDGKLFTRNV; this is translated from the coding sequence GTGACTCAACACGCTGTTTATTTTCCTGACGCCTTTTTGACGCAAATGCGCGAGGCAATGCCCGCACACCTCTCTTTTGATGATTTTCTCGCCGCCTGCCAGCGCCCGTTACGCCGCAGCATCCGTGTGAATACGCTTAAGATTTCGGTTGCCGATTTTCTCACCTTAACTGCCCCGTATGGCTGGTCGCTAACGCCGGTTCCCTGGTGTGAAGAGGGCTTCTGGATTGAACGCGACAATGAGGATGCATTGCCGTTAGGCAGTACCGCCGAGCATCTTAGCGGTCTGTTTTATATTCAGGAAGCCAGCTCCATGCTACCGGTTGCCGCCCTGTTTGCCGACGATAATTCGCCGAACCGCGTGATGGACGTTGCTGCCGCGCCGGGTTCAAAAACCACGCAAATCGCGGCGCGTATGGGCAATCGTGGGGCGATTCTCGCGAATGAGTACTCCGCCAGTCGGGTGAAAGTGCTGCATGCCAATATCAGTCGCTGCGGGATCAATAACGTGGCGCTGACCCATTTTGACGGCCGCGTATTCGGCGCGGCGCTGCCGGAAATGTTCGACGCGATTTTGCTTGATGCCCCCTGCTCGGGTGAAGGCGTCGTGCGAAAAGATCCGGATGCGCTAAAAAACTGGTCCGTTGAGAGTAATCATGAGATTGCCGCAACCCAGCGCGAACTGATCGAAAGTGCGTTTCACGCCCTGCGCCCTGGCGGCACGCTGGTCTATTCGACCTGTACATTAAACCGTGAAGAAAACGAATCGGTGCTGGCCTGGCTGAAGGAGACCTGGCCTGAGGCGGTAGAATTTTTACCGTTAGGCGATCTTTTCCCTGAGGCGACTCAGGCGCTGACAGCAGAAGGTTTCCTGCATGTATTTCCGCAGATTTATGACTGCGAAGGATTCTTCGTTGCCCGTCTGCGTAAAACGACGTCCATTCCCGCGCTGCCTGCGCCGAAGTACAAAGTGGGTAACTTCCCTTTTACCCCCGTCAAAGGTCGCGAAGCCGCGAGCGTAACTCAGGCGGCTAGCGCCCTCGGCCTGCTCTGGGGTGAAAACCTGCATCTCTGGCAGCGTGATAAAGAGGTCTGGCTATTCCCGGCGGAGATTGAACCGCTGATCGGTAAAGTCCGCTTCTCCCGCCTCGGCATTAAGCTGGCTGAAACCCATAACAAAGGCTATCGCTGGCAGCACGAAGCGGTTATCGCGTTGGCTGATGTGAATCACCGCTGTGCGTTTGAACTGTCTCACCAGGAGGCGGAAGAGTGGTATCGCGGGCGCGATGTCTACCCGCAGACCGCCCCAGCCACTGACGATGTGCTGGTGACCTTCCAGCACCAGCCGATTGGCCTTGCCAAACGGATCGGTTCGCGGCTGAAAAACAGTTACCCGCGTGAACTGGTTCGCGATGGCAAATTGTTTACCCGTAACGTCTGA
- a CDS encoding YebV family protein, with protein sequence MKTSVRIGAFEIDDAELHGESPGDRTLTIPCKSDPDLCMQLDAWDDETSIPAILNGEHSVLFRNHYDRQSDAWIMRLA encoded by the coding sequence ATGAAAACCAGTGTGCGCATTGGCGCCTTTGAAATTGACGATGCCGAGTTACACGGCGAGTCGCCGGGAGACCGAACGTTAACCATTCCGTGTAAATCCGATCCGGATTTATGCATGCAACTGGATGCCTGGGACGATGAGACCAGCATTCCTGCCATTCTCAACGGAGAACATTCGGTCCTCTTCCGCAACCATTACGATCGACAGTCTGATGCCTGGATCATGCGTCTTGCCTGA
- a CDS encoding YebW family protein, with product MFALVLFVCYLDGGCEDIVVDVYDTEQQCLYYMNDQRIRQGGCFPVEDFIDGFWAPAQQYSDF from the coding sequence ATGTTCGCACTGGTTCTGTTTGTCTGTTATCTGGATGGCGGTTGCGAAGATATCGTAGTGGATGTTTACGATACCGAGCAGCAGTGCCTGTATTATATGAACGATCAACGGATTCGCCAGGGTGGCTGCTTTCCGGTCGAGGATTTTATCGATGGCTTCTGGGCACCCGCGCAGCAATACAGTGACTTTTAA
- the pphA gene encoding protein-serine/threonine phosphatase: protein MKQPENSYQMIEGAHWRHIWVVGDVHGCFALLMAKLRACRFDPWQDLLVSVGDLIDRGPDSLRCLQLLHKRWMVAVRGNHEQMAIDALRTLQWSLWTMNGGGWFTMLPAQKRHQAMLALEYCQQLPWILELHCREGMHVVAHADYPDDIYQWQKPVNLTEVLWRRARLSAHLAGEGRAITGADHFWFGHTPLRQRIDSYNLHYIDTGAVFGGELTLVQLQ, encoded by the coding sequence ATGAAACAGCCTGAAAACAGTTACCAAATGATCGAGGGGGCACACTGGCGCCACATCTGGGTGGTCGGGGATGTCCATGGCTGTTTTGCACTGTTGATGGCGAAATTACGGGCCTGTCGCTTTGATCCCTGGCAGGATTTGCTGGTCTCGGTGGGCGATCTCATCGATCGTGGTCCCGACAGTTTGCGCTGCCTGCAACTGTTGCATAAACGCTGGATGGTAGCGGTCAGAGGGAATCATGAGCAGATGGCGATAGATGCCCTGCGCACGTTGCAATGGTCGCTATGGACGATGAATGGCGGAGGCTGGTTTACGATGTTGCCTGCGCAGAAGCGTCATCAGGCCATGCTGGCACTGGAGTATTGCCAGCAACTGCCGTGGATTCTGGAATTGCATTGTCGCGAGGGGATGCATGTGGTGGCTCATGCCGATTATCCGGACGACATCTATCAATGGCAAAAGCCGGTTAACCTGACGGAAGTATTGTGGCGGCGTGCACGACTGAGTGCGCATCTGGCGGGAGAAGGGCGCGCGATTACCGGTGCGGACCATTTCTGGTTCGGTCATACGCCGCTGCGTCAGCGTATTGACAGCTACAATCTGCACTACATTGATACGGGGGCGGTATTCGGCGGTGAGTTAACGCTGGTACAACTGCAATGA
- a CDS encoding acyltransferase family protein, with protein MSVKFRPELDGLRALAVMAVIFYHAKLNISGHTVLPGGFFGVDIFFVLSGFLITNIVRHSLQNKSFSFANFYIKRIKRIFPALLFVLFSTSLAAYYFLLPSDLIKFSNSLLSAISFTSNIFFYNEDPYTSSASELKPLLHTWSLSVEWQYYIIFPVLLYIFHKILKGKILPPLIVILFLSLFYAIYQSHNDISYAFYMLQTRAWELIAGGLCAWVVTHIEKKKTAELITATGITLILISFFSYDDSILHPSFITIIPVLGTCCFIVGSLRGELCASPFRVRLVVFIGGISYSLYLWHQPVFAFFRIQNDHITWHSFAALTSITFILSIITYTYVENVFRKNPHIKYNIIFYVPLIALVLSGSIINIQYNGLPSRLTPLARDMYENYSQPEFKRLTGTQGIKLRGNILSTSCTMRDPFSACKFGDGSVIVLGDSYAGSFTYSLKNKLLKEGKGLIAMDYEQCPFVSGLWFGNVAECPEVNRRRWKVLDEIKDKNKTTIFIATNYEQFAYPKVETQNPLSDGIKNITVGKFVDSSVAWESYRKNITQLLDKGFKVIIVYPIPSVKEDVKNKFFSLIKTSNAKITEDHYEKDISGLMKANDLGNKLDVLFNNEKRLLKIKPVDTLCNSGKCKILTQHGALYNVGSHLSFAGVQEVLESTQL; from the coding sequence ATGTCAGTTAAATTTAGGCCTGAGTTGGATGGACTTAGAGCTTTAGCTGTAATGGCTGTTATTTTTTACCACGCTAAGTTGAATATTTCAGGTCACACCGTTTTGCCTGGTGGTTTTTTTGGGGTGGACATATTTTTTGTTTTGTCAGGTTTTCTAATCACAAATATTGTTAGACACTCTTTGCAAAACAAATCTTTTTCTTTTGCAAACTTTTACATTAAAAGAATAAAAAGAATTTTCCCCGCATTATTGTTTGTACTCTTTTCAACATCATTGGCAGCATACTATTTTTTGCTTCCTTCAGACCTTATAAAATTCAGTAATTCTCTACTGTCAGCAATTTCATTTACTTCTAACATATTTTTCTATAACGAAGATCCTTATACATCAAGCGCAAGTGAGCTAAAACCATTATTACATACATGGAGCCTTTCCGTAGAGTGGCAGTATTATATTATATTTCCCGTTCTACTTTATATATTTCATAAAATTTTAAAAGGGAAAATTCTCCCTCCTCTGATCGTTATATTATTCTTGTCATTATTCTATGCAATATATCAATCTCATAATGATATTAGTTATGCATTCTATATGTTGCAGACAAGAGCATGGGAGTTAATTGCGGGTGGATTATGCGCGTGGGTTGTAACACATATAGAAAAGAAAAAAACAGCCGAACTTATTACTGCAACTGGTATAACACTAATATTAATCTCATTTTTTTCATATGATGATTCTATACTGCACCCCTCATTTATAACTATAATTCCTGTTTTGGGAACATGCTGTTTTATTGTTGGATCTCTACGTGGGGAATTATGCGCTTCCCCATTTAGGGTTAGACTTGTAGTGTTCATTGGCGGAATCTCATATTCCTTGTATCTATGGCACCAACCCGTTTTTGCATTCTTCAGAATACAAAATGACCATATTACATGGCATTCTTTTGCTGCACTCACATCAATTACATTCATTTTATCCATTATTACTTATACATATGTAGAAAATGTATTCAGAAAAAATCCACATATTAAATATAACATTATATTTTACGTACCTTTAATTGCTCTAGTGTTATCTGGTTCAATAATTAACATTCAATACAACGGATTACCATCCCGCTTGACACCACTTGCAAGGGACATGTATGAAAACTATTCTCAACCAGAGTTTAAAAGGCTTACTGGTACGCAAGGAATAAAATTAAGGGGTAATATTTTATCCACATCATGTACGATGCGCGATCCATTTTCTGCGTGTAAATTTGGAGATGGCTCTGTAATTGTGCTTGGTGATAGCTATGCAGGAAGTTTTACATATTCATTAAAAAATAAGTTATTAAAAGAAGGAAAGGGACTAATTGCAATGGATTATGAACAATGCCCGTTTGTTTCAGGTCTTTGGTTTGGAAACGTTGCAGAATGTCCAGAAGTTAACAGAAGAAGATGGAAGGTTCTTGATGAAATCAAAGATAAAAATAAAACAACTATTTTTATTGCAACAAACTATGAACAATTTGCGTATCCTAAAGTAGAAACGCAAAATCCGTTATCAGACGGTATAAAAAACATCACTGTAGGTAAATTTGTTGATAGTAGTGTTGCCTGGGAATCCTACAGAAAAAATATTACACAACTGCTAGATAAAGGGTTCAAAGTAATAATCGTATATCCAATACCTTCAGTAAAAGAAGATGTTAAAAATAAATTTTTCAGCCTTATCAAGACATCAAATGCTAAAATAACAGAAGATCATTACGAGAAAGATATCTCAGGCCTAATGAAAGCAAATGACTTAGGAAATAAACTAGATGTTTTGTTCAATAACGAAAAAAGACTGTTAAAAATAAAACCTGTTGATACTTTATGTAATTCTGGAAAATGTAAAATTCTAACACAGCATGGAGCTTTATATAACGTAGGATCGCATCTATCATTTGCAGGAGTGCAAGAAGTTTTAGAATCCACTCAACTTTAA
- a CDS encoding YebY family protein, which produces MKKVILSLLLLTSSGVALAAPQVITVSRFEIGKDKWAFNREEVMLTCRPGNALYVINPSTLVQYPLNDIAQEQVASGKTTAQPLSVIQIDDPAKPGEKMSLAPFIERAEKLC; this is translated from the coding sequence ATGAAAAAAGTGATTCTTTCTTTGCTGCTTCTGACCAGTTCAGGGGTTGCGCTGGCGGCGCCGCAGGTCATCACCGTGAGCCGCTTTGAAATTGGCAAAGACAAGTGGGCGTTCAATCGCGAAGAGGTCATGCTGACCTGTCGGCCGGGAAACGCGCTGTATGTGATTAACCCCAGCACACTCGTGCAGTATCCGCTGAACGATATCGCGCAAGAGCAGGTGGCAAGCGGCAAAACGACGGCACAACCTCTGTCAGTGATTCAGATTGACGATCCGGCAAAACCAGGTGAAAAAATGAGCCTGGCACCGTTTATTGAACGAGCAGAAAAGCTCTGTTAA
- the copD gene encoding copper homeostasis membrane protein CopD, giving the protein MLTLTWVALRFIHFTALMLVFGSALYGAWLAPVSVRRLMSRRFLRLQQHAALWSFLSALLMLAIQGGLMGSGWQDVISVPVWNMVLQTQFGGVWLWQIVLALVTLVAALIVPRNLPRLLLLLTLAQFALLTGVGHATLHSGVIGALQQTNHALHLICAAAWFGGLLPVIYCMQMARGRWQQQAVYTMMRFSRYGHLAVAGVLLTGIANILFIQVFLVPWRTVWGQLLLLKCALVLLMVAIALANRYLLVPRMRQDSRRINLYFIWMTKIEWGIGAVVLAIVSLFATLEPF; this is encoded by the coding sequence ATGCTGACGCTGACCTGGGTTGCACTCCGCTTCATCCATTTTACCGCCCTGATGCTGGTGTTTGGCTCTGCGCTCTACGGCGCGTGGCTGGCACCGGTATCTGTCCGCCGTCTGATGAGTCGACGCTTCTTACGTTTGCAACAGCATGCAGCATTGTGGAGTTTCCTGAGCGCGTTACTGATGCTGGCTATCCAGGGTGGCCTCATGGGGTCCGGCTGGCAGGATGTTATCTCTGTACCTGTCTGGAACATGGTATTGCAAACCCAGTTTGGCGGGGTGTGGCTCTGGCAGATTGTTCTGGCGCTGGTCACGCTGGTTGCTGCGCTGATTGTGCCGCGTAATTTACCGCGGCTATTGCTGCTCTTAACCCTCGCGCAGTTTGCGCTATTGACGGGGGTTGGGCATGCCACGTTGCACTCTGGCGTTATTGGCGCGCTCCAGCAGACAAATCATGCGCTGCATTTAATTTGCGCTGCCGCCTGGTTTGGCGGTCTGTTGCCGGTGATTTACTGTATGCAGATGGCAAGAGGGCGCTGGCAGCAGCAGGCGGTTTACACCATGATGCGTTTTTCCCGTTATGGGCATCTTGCGGTGGCTGGCGTGTTGCTAACCGGTATTGCCAATATCCTGTTTATACAGGTTTTTTTAGTTCCGTGGCGAACCGTGTGGGGGCAACTGCTTTTGCTAAAATGTGCACTTGTCCTGCTAATGGTGGCAATCGCGCTGGCGAATCGGTATCTTCTCGTACCACGAATGCGCCAGGATAGTCGACGCATCAATCTGTACTTTATCTGGATGACGAAGATCGAATGGGGAATCGGCGCCGTCGTGCTGGCAATCGTCAGCCTGTTTGCGACGCTGGAACCGTTCTGA
- the yobA gene encoding CopC domain-containing protein YobA codes for MVSPARTFRYTLLFLASVLATPTVWAHAHLTHQYPAADAEVTAAPQALTLNFSEGIEPGFSGVTITGPQQEGIKTLQAKRNDQDKKQLIVPLDETLKPGQYTVNWHVVSVDGHKTKGQYTFSVK; via the coding sequence ATGGTCTCTCCTGCACGTACTTTTCGTTATACGCTTCTTTTTCTGGCCTCCGTTCTGGCGACGCCGACCGTATGGGCCCATGCGCATCTGACACACCAGTATCCGGCTGCGGATGCAGAAGTTACTGCCGCGCCGCAAGCGCTGACGCTCAATTTCTCTGAAGGTATCGAGCCCGGATTCAGTGGCGTGACGATTACCGGTCCACAGCAAGAGGGAATCAAAACCCTTCAGGCGAAGCGTAACGACCAGGATAAGAAACAGTTGATCGTCCCGCTTGATGAAACGCTGAAGCCGGGTCAATACACGGTGAACTGGCACGTGGTGTCCGTCGATGGACATAAAACCAAAGGGCAATACACGTTTAGCGTGAAATAA
- a CDS encoding DNA polymerase III subunit theta, with translation MHKNLAQLEQAEMDKVNVDLAAAGVAFKERYNMPVVAEVVEREQPAHLREWFRERLIAHRLASVSLSRLPYEPKPK, from the coding sequence ATGCACAAAAATCTGGCTCAGCTCGAACAGGCTGAAATGGACAAGGTAAACGTTGACCTGGCCGCTGCTGGCGTCGCGTTTAAAGAGCGCTACAACATGCCCGTTGTCGCCGAAGTCGTAGAACGCGAGCAACCCGCCCATCTGCGCGAATGGTTCCGCGAGCGTCTGATCGCCCACCGTCTGGCGTCCGTTTCGTTGTCTCGCTTGCCGTATGAGCCCAAACCCAAATAA
- a CDS encoding carbon-nitrogen hydrolase family protein has translation MSRWKIAAAQYEPLKTSIREHIAHHLNFIDAAARQQCELLVFPSLSLLGCMDESQSLPAPPDISLLQPLSQAAHAHRMTIIAGLPVEHNNRFVPGIAVFAPGMTSPRLFHQSHGTCLCEDLKTINVVDEQPEGVDMDPACSLFTTSQSVSEPELLTSTSRLQHFSHKFSIAVLMANARGSSALWDESGQLIVRADRGSLLLTGQRTAQGWQGDIIPLR, from the coding sequence ATGTCACGCTGGAAAATAGCTGCTGCGCAGTATGAACCGCTAAAAACATCTATTCGCGAACATATCGCTCACCATCTGAATTTCATCGACGCGGCAGCCCGACAACAGTGTGAACTGCTGGTGTTTCCTTCACTCTCATTACTCGGTTGTATGGACGAATCGCAGTCGCTGCCCGCACCGCCGGATATCAGTCTGTTACAGCCGCTCTCTCAGGCCGCCCACGCGCACCGCATGACGATTATTGCTGGCCTTCCGGTCGAGCATAACAACCGCTTTGTCCCTGGTATTGCTGTTTTTGCCCCGGGGATGACCTCTCCGCGCCTGTTTCATCAAAGCCACGGTACGTGTCTGTGCGAAGACCTGAAAACCATCAACGTGGTGGATGAACAACCGGAAGGTGTCGATATGGATCCGGCATGTTCTCTTTTTACGACCAGTCAAAGCGTCAGCGAACCCGAGTTGCTCACCTCAACGTCGCGGTTACAGCATTTCTCGCATAAATTCTCGATTGCCGTACTGATGGCCAATGCGCGGGGGAGTAGCGCATTATGGGATGAAAGCGGGCAACTTATTGTCCGCGCCGATCGCGGTTCGCTATTATTAACCGGACAGCGCACCGCGCAGGGTTGGCAAGGTGATATCATTCCATTACGCTAA
- the exoX gene encoding exodeoxyribonuclease X has protein sequence MLRIIDTETCGLQGGIVEIASVDVVDGKIVNPMSHLVRPDRPISPQAMAIHRITEAMVADKPWIEEVIPHYYGSEWYVAHNASFDRRVLPDMPGEWICTMKLSRRLWPGIKYSNMALYRSRKLNVQTPAGLHHHRALYDCYITAALLIDIMNTSGWTTEQMVDITGRPGLLTTFTFGKYRGKAVSDVAERDPGYLRWLFNNLDSMSPELRLTLKHYLDNA, from the coding sequence ATGCTGCGCATCATCGATACTGAGACCTGTGGCCTGCAGGGCGGGATTGTAGAGATCGCCTCTGTCGACGTGGTTGATGGTAAAATCGTGAACCCTATGAGCCACCTGGTGCGCCCTGACCGACCGATCTCGCCGCAGGCCATGGCGATTCATCGCATTACTGAAGCGATGGTGGCGGATAAGCCGTGGATTGAAGAGGTCATCCCCCACTATTACGGCAGTGAATGGTATGTGGCGCACAACGCCAGCTTTGACCGTCGCGTGCTGCCAGATATGCCGGGCGAGTGGATTTGCACCATGAAACTTTCCCGCCGCCTGTGGCCGGGTATTAAGTACAGCAATATGGCGCTCTACAGGTCGCGCAAACTGAACGTGCAAACCCCTGCGGGACTGCACCACCACCGCGCGCTCTATGACTGTTATATCACCGCCGCGCTGCTCATCGATATCATGAATACCTCCGGCTGGACGACAGAGCAGATGGTCGACATCACCGGGCGACCAGGGTTACTGACCACCTTTACCTTTGGCAAGTATCGCGGCAAAGCCGTCTCGGATGTCGCTGAGCGCGATCCGGGCTATCTGCGCTGGCTGTTTAACAACCTTGACAGCATGAGCCCGGAACTGCGCTTAACGCTCAAGCACTATCTGGATAACGCTTAA